A segment of the Acidobacteriota bacterium genome:
ATGGTCGAAGGCACCAGCTTTATGGGCCTAGGCGGTGCCAATCTCGTCAAAGGAGCAACGGGCCAATCCATCGACAACGAAACCCTCGGCGGAGCCATGACCCACAACGCCATCTCCGGCGTCGCCCACTTCCGGACCAAAGATGACAAAGCATGTTTGGAGAAAATAAGGGAACTCGTCAGTGAACTGCCGGCAAAAGAACCAACGCGCGTGTCGGTCGTTCCGAACTCCCCTCCTTACAAAGAAGGGGTGGCAGCCGCTTCGGCTGACGGGGCGGTTCTCTCCGACGAGCATTCGCTCTACAACCTGCTTCCCGAAGACCACCGAGCACCGTATGAAATGCACGACGTCCTCAACACCTTTCTCGACGAAGGCGGCATCGACGAATTCCAAGCCGACTTTGCCAAAGAGATGATCTGCGGAACTGCCCGCATCGGCGGTATTCTCGTCGGTGTGATCGCAAACAGCCGCGGCATGTCGAAAGGGAAGCCGGGAACTCCGCCGCGATTCGGCGGGATCGTCTATACCGAATCTGCCGAGAAGACCGCGTATTTCATCGAGAACTGCGACCGCCATTCTACGCCGTTGCTCTTTGTACAGGACGTCTCCGGCTTTATGGTCGGTGCTGAGGCTGAACACAGCGGCATCATCCGGGCCGGTGCCCGTTTTGTCGAAGCAATGGCGACCGCCGCCGTGCCTAAGATCGTCCTGACGATAAACCACGCCAGCGGTGCAGGTTATTACGCGATGGCCGGACAGGGCTTCGACCCCGACTTCATCTTCTCGCTCCCGACGGGCCGCATGGGCGTCATGGAAGGCGATTCCGCCGCCCAGGCTATCTACGGGACCCAGATCGAAAAACTCAAAAAAGAGGGTAAGGAACCGCCGCCCGAAATGCTCGAAGAAATGCAAAAGGTCCGCGAAACCTATGACCGCGAACTTGACGCCAAACATGCCGCGGCCAGAGGTTTGGTCGATGCAATTGTCACCCCCGAGGACCTTCGGGAGTCGTTGATGTTGGCTTTGCAGACATGTTTGAATACTAACCAACCCCACATTGGAGCCTTCGTCCTTTAGAGTGACAGTGACCTGGAAGTACCAATATGCGAACTCCTAACTTCGTTTTTTGTTTAACCTTATTCGTGTTCATTTACGGCAACGCCTATGCTCAGACTGTTCCCGCAGATTCGGAGCCCGTGATCAAAGGATCCACCAGCTACCAGCTTCCACGGTCAGCGATCGACGCGGGAATTGATGGAACCATTACTGTAGCGATACGAATTGACGAAAGCGGAAAGCCAAAGGCATTGGCTCTGATTTCCGGGCCCATGTGGCCGTGCGGTTCGACGCCGCAGGCCGCTCTGAATGACCTTTCCGCTACGCTGTCCGAGACGTTGATGAAGGTCGAATTCACACCTGCGGTAAAGAAGGGCAAGCCTTACGAGACGACGATCGGCCTGACATTCAAGCTAAAAAACCCAAATATCAAACCGGCAAAGGTCGAGCTCGACCAAATGACCGGCAAACCAAAGCCTGCGATGATCAATGCAGGTGTCGTTAACGGGAAGGCCGTATCACTCCCGAAACCGGCATATCCGCGCGAAGCAAGGATGAACCGCGACGGCGGTGCGGTCTCGATCCAGGTGGTGATCGATGAAAAAGGGAATGTTATCCGGGCCGGGGCCGTCAACGGGGCACCTTCGCTCCAATTTGCCTCACGAGATGCTGCCTGCGGTGCCAAATTCGAACCGACGCTCCTTCAAGGAAGCCCGATCATGGTCTCGGGCGTAATAACTTACAATTTCGTTCCATAAATGATGTGCGGCCGCCTTTGATCGTGGATTCTCAGTATAGATCTAATGTTGTTGATTTTGACGTACTTCGAATGGACTCGCGTAAACCACTCGGATTCGAGTCGATAAGATCTCTCAAACATCAAGTGGATGGTGTCCAGACCTGTCGAATCAGAACTGATAACGGGGCTTTGTAGTATTACATCGGCATCTTCTCCGCTTCTCCTTATCTTGTTTTCAGGATTTCTACTTCGATTAGAACTTTCCTCAACCCAAGCAGGGCCGCAATACGTCAAGTAGTTCAGAGCTGGAGTTATTTCATGTTTCCTCGGCTCCGAACGCGGCCTTGCTCTTTATCGCTTCACTTGAGCCGCTGCGCCGGATCACTTTCACATTCCCGATATCGAATCATTATCTTCGAGTAATTTGTCCGGTCGACCTCGATCTCTTTCTGTAGCCAGCCAGCTTTCTTAAGCAAGCGCATGGCCTACATTTCCTGCTTGGTCCGTTAATTTCTGTCAGCCGTTGTCTCTTCGATGACATCCGCAATGATCGAATAAGTCGAAGTCGTCGAACCCGTCAAACTTGTCGCCCAAATGGCTACGAGACGAGCGGTTTTCGGTCCCGTTGATGGATTTGATCATATTCGTCGGAGCTGTCGGCTTGGTCGGTTTTATCATTTTTACTGATTGAGCGTTGAACGGGGATTTATGACGGAATTATGTAAATGACCGCCGAATTACTCAAAAAAAGCAATTGTCGCAAGGCCCATTTTTATTGTCGCCTATGGGCTGTGGGAATGTTGCAGTACCACAAAACACTGTTGCAACCAGCCTTTTCGACTGTCGCAAATGCCGAAAAATAGACCTAAAACTCAAAAATATCGTTTTTTGTTGAGTTATTTGTGGTACGTACCACAATTTGATCGATAGAGGTAAAAATACACGATCGGTCATTTTACAGGGGGAAGATTTTTCTTCCGTTTTTCCTCTCGAAAAGCTATAATCACAAGTGCCATGTCGCTCGACATTGGTTTCCGATCCTGCCTGCTGACGTTCCTGTCACACTTTTCGATAATGAAACAATACATCCTTCCGGCGTTTGTGCTGTGCGCAGTTCTTTCGATCTTCGGCATCTCTGCCAACGGCCAAAAAAAGGCAGAGTCTAAGCAAAACGGAGCTATCACACAGGTCGCTGACTTTGCCGGCCAGGTGACCGTTGTCATCGTTAAGTCTGCCGGCAAAGCCGCCTGGGAAACGACCAAGTTCACCGCAAAGGACATTGCCAAGCCGATCATACTAGGCATCGCTAAACCGCTGCTTCTGAAAGCCGCACCAAAGCTCTCGATGTTTGCCTTAAAATTAACGGGAAACGCCCTAAAAAAGGGCATCCCATTTGCCGGCAAGCTTGGACTGGCGTATCTGAAGGCTAAGCTTCCGATCTGACGAGTTCATCGTAGTCCGCGATCGAGGACTCGATCACGCGGTAGCTTTCTTCGCGGCCGTATGAATAGGCAATCTCGCAGATATTCGGTTCGTCGGGCAGTGATTTATAGGTCAGGAAATAGTGTTCGAATCGTTCGAGAATGCCTTTTGGCAATTGGCTGATCTCGGTATATTGCTCGAAGACCTTGTCGCCCTTGAGCACGGCAATTATCTTGTCATCCGCTTCGCCGCCGTCGATCAGGCAAAAACCGCCGATCGGCGTCGCCTTAAGAATAATGTCGCCGCGTGGGATGTGGTGTTCGCTTAGCACCAAGATATCAAGCGGATCGTTATCACCGTCGCTTATGGCTTTCCCGCTTTTTGATCGTGCCATATCCGCGATACGCGTTCCGCAATACGTCCGAGGAATAAATCCGTAATTCGCTGGAACCACATTTGAATATTGCTGCGGCCGGTCGATCTTAAGGTAGCCGGTTTCCTTATCAACCTCATATTTTACCGTGTCACGCGGCACGATCTCGATGAAAACGGTGACTTCCGCCGGGGAGTTCCCGTTGATCGGAATGCCGTGCCACGGGTGCGCTTTGTTTGTTCGAAACATAACCTCTATTATTTAGTTCGCGGCAACAAATGTCTAACGAACTACTCATCGAACGAAGCGGCGAGACAATGATCGTCCGATTTACAAGGCCCGAGATCCGAAACCCGTTATCTCGCAAAGTCGTCGAACGGCTGCACGAGATCGTCGAAGACGTCGCAACAAGCGATATTCGCGGACTGATCTTCACCGGCAGCGGCGATGCGTTTGCGAGTGGTGCTAACTTAAACGAGATCGCCGCACTTTCAGCCGACAAAGCGCCCGAATTCGCGCGTCTCGGCCAGTCTCTAATGCAAAAGATCGACGAATTACCGCAGCTTGTCATCGCCGCGATCAACGGCCACTGTTTCGGCGGAGCGTTAGATCTGGCATTGTCGTGCGACGTTCGCATCGCATCGCCGAATGCGAAATTCGCACATCCCGGAGCCGGTCTCGGTATCATCACGGGCTGGAGCGGAACGCAGCGTTTGCCGCGACTGATCGGTCAGGGGAACGCACTCGAGATGTTCTTTACAGCGTCCCCGATCGATGCCGAACGTGCGTTACAGATCGGCCTTATTGGCTCGATTGCTGAAGATGTGGTCGGGGCCGCTTTATCAATCGATGTCGGATAGCCGATAATGTCTTTATGAAAATACAACTTGTAAAACTCGCCCATGCCCGCTCCGGCGATAAAGGCGATACCGCAAACGTCGGCGTGATCGCTCTCAAGGACCAGATCTATCCGATTCTCGTCCGCGAAGTGACCGCGGAAAATGTCAAACACCACTTCGGCTCTATGGTCCAAGGCAATGTCGAACGATTTGAGCTACCAAATCTCGGAGCCCTTAATTTCCTTCTGCACGGCAGCCTTGGCGGCGGCGGCACG
Coding sequences within it:
- a CDS encoding enoyl-CoA hydratase/isomerase family protein, with the protein product MSNELLIERSGETMIVRFTRPEIRNPLSRKVVERLHEIVEDVATSDIRGLIFTGSGDAFASGANLNEIAALSADKAPEFARLGQSLMQKIDELPQLVIAAINGHCFGGALDLALSCDVRIASPNAKFAHPGAGLGIITGWSGTQRLPRLIGQGNALEMFFTASPIDAERALQIGLIGSIAEDVVGAALSIDVG
- a CDS encoding inorganic pyrophosphatase, which translates into the protein MFRTNKAHPWHGIPINGNSPAEVTVFIEIVPRDTVKYEVDKETGYLKIDRPQQYSNVVPANYGFIPRTYCGTRIADMARSKSGKAISDGDNDPLDILVLSEHHIPRGDIILKATPIGGFCLIDGGEADDKIIAVLKGDKVFEQYTEISQLPKGILERFEHYFLTYKSLPDEPNICEIAYSYGREESYRVIESSIADYDELVRSEA
- a CDS encoding acyl-CoA carboxylase subunit beta — protein: MKLSTPWQKQNPTSRLQKLTDEYRVLEARLKLGGGTEKIEKIHKQGKLTARERIDLLLDPDSFQQEIGLLVAYDQYDGQAPAAAVVTVVGKIHGRECVVIANDATIKAGAWYPETIKKILRAQEIAMRNRVPIIYLVDSAGVNLPYQGGVFPGQYGAARIFYYNSIMRKYLKVPQISAVMGMCVAGGAYLPALSDVILMVEGTSFMGLGGANLVKGATGQSIDNETLGGAMTHNAISGVAHFRTKDDKACLEKIRELVSELPAKEPTRVSVVPNSPPYKEGVAAASADGAVLSDEHSLYNLLPEDHRAPYEMHDVLNTFLDEGGIDEFQADFAKEMICGTARIGGILVGVIANSRGMSKGKPGTPPRFGGIVYTESAEKTAYFIENCDRHSTPLLFVQDVSGFMVGAEAEHSGIIRAGARFVEAMATAAVPKIVLTINHASGAGYYAMAGQGFDPDFIFSLPTGRMGVMEGDSAAQAIYGTQIEKLKKEGKEPPPEMLEEMQKVRETYDRELDAKHAAARGLVDAIVTPEDLRESLMLALQTCLNTNQPHIGAFVL
- a CDS encoding TonB family protein, coding for MRTPNFVFCLTLFVFIYGNAYAQTVPADSEPVIKGSTSYQLPRSAIDAGIDGTITVAIRIDESGKPKALALISGPMWPCGSTPQAALNDLSATLSETLMKVEFTPAVKKGKPYETTIGLTFKLKNPNIKPAKVELDQMTGKPKPAMINAGVVNGKAVSLPKPAYPREARMNRDGGAVSIQVVIDEKGNVIRAGAVNGAPSLQFASRDAACGAKFEPTLLQGSPIMVSGVITYNFVP